Proteins encoded by one window of Silvibacterium dinghuense:
- a CDS encoding alpha/beta hydrolase family protein, whose translation MHVSHSVSYRRACFLAFASLLLSFPCHAQKHTVQPADIAGLRSIETPKISPDGKLIAYTVTTPMPAGKPRNTHIWLVSTDHSSPARLFVSGSGDDSSPAWSPDGRTLVFLSNRPNPLASPGSPFHFSVAPGNYRGDIPKELIDTSSSTPPTQSQTPTPQQKDPQPQPPVSVSSGDNEGKDMQLWSISLDGGEAQPLTNLPGGIKSFEWSKDGKQIAFLRTDSDTPEESARKKKKDDREIIDGEYHFDRLWLYDIDTHQARLLSRQDVNVDSIDWSPDGTGILARVSPTPRIDDYWRVSVVEIFSTSSGEITQVIEKKSGYETPIYSLDGQNISYSRFTQKRITDEHFIRNLATGKDIRLEDKLDGTLYEMRWLTGNRLLVNAFVHAHTEAHIFDPATLSATQLGHLTPTALDFDATKDGSSIAFLSETPTQPAEVTVWHAENTTVLSDTNPQTKNWALGEQREVQWINPKDHRIIYGVLTLPPGYTPGKRYKTAIHIHGGPEESFTVGFSATWYNYALLLASQGYVVLQPNYRGSSGQSIDFTEANYQDGGGGDFADVMAGTDWVIQQGYADPDRMVIAGWSYGGFMTSWAVTHTDRFKAAMAGAAVTDVYSMATTTDIAPSYLDALYNVYAKSYKDLDLHSPVRFAANCHTPTLVLHGGADVRVPLSQGQEFYHALRFLNREAVMVIYPREPHIFRETEHQIDSLTRELDWFSQHLPPETAGR comes from the coding sequence ATGCACGTCTCCCATTCTGTCTCATATCGCCGCGCCTGCTTCCTCGCGTTCGCTTCCCTGCTCCTCTCTTTTCCTTGTCATGCGCAGAAGCACACCGTACAGCCTGCCGATATCGCTGGCCTGAGGAGCATCGAAACGCCAAAGATCTCGCCTGATGGCAAGCTCATTGCCTATACCGTGACAACGCCCATGCCCGCGGGTAAGCCACGCAACACGCACATCTGGCTCGTTTCCACCGATCACTCTTCGCCGGCCCGACTCTTCGTCTCCGGCTCTGGAGACGATAGCTCTCCGGCTTGGTCACCGGATGGCCGCACCCTCGTCTTTCTTTCCAATCGCCCGAACCCGCTCGCATCTCCCGGATCGCCCTTCCACTTCAGCGTGGCTCCCGGCAACTATCGCGGCGATATCCCGAAGGAGCTGATCGATACGTCCTCGAGCACTCCGCCGACGCAATCGCAGACACCCACCCCGCAGCAAAAAGATCCTCAACCTCAGCCTCCTGTATCTGTGTCGAGCGGAGACAACGAGGGTAAGGATATGCAGCTCTGGTCGATCTCGCTCGACGGCGGCGAAGCCCAACCTCTCACCAATCTCCCCGGTGGCATCAAATCTTTCGAGTGGTCGAAAGATGGTAAACAGATCGCATTTCTTCGCACAGACTCTGACACCCCCGAAGAGAGTGCGCGCAAGAAAAAAAAGGACGATCGCGAGATCATCGACGGCGAATATCATTTCGATCGACTCTGGCTCTATGACATCGATACTCATCAGGCGCGCCTGCTCTCTCGCCAGGACGTCAATGTAGACTCCATTGATTGGTCTCCGGACGGCACGGGCATTCTTGCCCGTGTTTCGCCCACACCGCGCATCGACGATTACTGGCGCGTCTCCGTCGTCGAAATTTTCTCAACATCGAGTGGGGAGATCACGCAGGTAATTGAGAAGAAATCCGGTTATGAAACACCCATCTATTCACTAGACGGGCAGAACATCTCCTATTCCCGCTTCACACAAAAGCGCATCACCGATGAGCACTTCATCCGCAATCTTGCTACCGGCAAAGACATCCGGCTCGAAGACAAGCTCGACGGCACCCTCTACGAGATGCGCTGGCTTACCGGCAACCGACTACTTGTGAATGCCTTCGTGCACGCTCACACAGAAGCGCACATCTTCGATCCCGCGACGCTCAGCGCAACGCAGCTCGGCCATCTCACACCTACAGCCCTCGATTTCGACGCGACCAAGGACGGCTCTTCCATCGCTTTCCTGAGTGAAACACCCACACAACCGGCGGAAGTCACTGTATGGCACGCAGAGAATACGACCGTCCTCTCGGACACCAATCCTCAGACGAAGAACTGGGCACTCGGCGAACAGCGCGAAGTACAGTGGATAAACCCCAAGGACCATCGCATCATCTACGGCGTGCTTACTTTGCCTCCTGGCTACACACCCGGCAAGCGTTACAAGACCGCCATCCACATTCACGGCGGCCCTGAAGAGTCCTTTACAGTTGGATTCAGCGCCACATGGTACAACTACGCTCTCCTGCTGGCCTCGCAAGGCTATGTTGTTCTTCAACCAAACTACCGAGGCTCCTCCGGGCAATCTATTGACTTTACCGAGGCCAATTATCAGGATGGCGGCGGTGGGGACTTTGCCGATGTGATGGCAGGCACCGACTGGGTCATCCAGCAAGGCTATGCCGATCCCGACCGCATGGTTATTGCGGGTTGGAGCTACGGCGGCTTCATGACCTCATGGGCTGTAACGCACACGGATCGCTTCAAAGCGGCTATGGCCGGCGCAGCAGTAACAGATGTCTACAGCATGGCCACGACAACGGACATTGCTCCGAGCTATCTTGACGCGCTGTATAACGTCTACGCCAAGAGTTATAAGGACCTGGACCTGCACTCCCCGGTGCGCTTTGCCGCCAACTGCCATACTCCTACCCTTGTACTTCATGGTGGCGCAGACGTTCGCGTCCCGCTCAGCCAGGGACAAGAGTTTTACCATGCACTACGCTTCCTGAATCGCGAAGCCGTCATGGTCATCTACCCACGCGAGCCCCACATCTTCCGCGAGACGGAACACCAGATCGATTCGCTTACCCGTGAGCTGGACTGGTTCTCTCAGCACTTACCACCTGAAACGGCCGGTAGATAG